In a single window of the Nicotiana tomentosiformis chromosome 10, ASM39032v3, whole genome shotgun sequence genome:
- the LOC138899726 gene encoding uncharacterized protein encodes MEEDVYSAFFDLLDEMKKLCNFNFLEGDKFVYLRGPNIAKRKIRGPTRCVKIINLQEGQKLVVQFDEDYQAIGENATDFTWFLGQTVRSRTCCPLKVNGWKEIEQDKIDHMWDIILNKPKLLTIDEWKYLVNLWSDVDFQKKSTQNKANRSKRSLRPYSGTKSYARLRYKMEKKNGKAPSRVEVFLESRKRKKGKQVDAFQQDVIVQFDQLKEQQKEGEISLNDDDIFEKVLMRAAIAKSPPLHSGSLEQEHASMLKRWVPQHGA; translated from the exons ATGGAAGAAGATGTTTATTCGG CTTTCTTTGATCTGCTTGATGAAATGAAAAAGCTTTGTAACTTCAATTTTCTTGAGGGAGATAAGTTTGTTTATTTAAGAG GCCCTAACATTGCGAAAAGAAAAATCAGAGGGCCTACACGATGCGTGAAGATAATCAATTTACAGGAAGGACAAAAATTGGTTGTTCAATTTGATGAAGATTACCAAGCTATTGGTGAGAATGCAACCGATTTCACTTGGTTTTTGGGTCAAACAGTGAGAAGCCGAACTTGTTGCCCATTAAAAGTAAATGGTTGGAAAGAAATAGAACAAGACAAGATCGACCACATGTGGGACATTATCTTG AATAAGCCTAAACTTCTCACTATAGATGAATGGAAATATTTGGTCAACCTTTGGAGTGATGTTGACTTTCAG AAGAAAAGCACGCAAAACAAGGCAAATAGATCGAAACGTTCTTTGCGTCCATATAGTGGGACCAAAAGTTATGCAAGACTTAGATACAAAATG GAGAAAAAAAATGGAAAAGCTCCATCTCGTGTTGAAGTTTTTTTGGAATCTCGcaagagaaaaaaaggaaaacaagttgATGCTTTCCAACAAGATGTCATT GTTCAATTTGACCAATTAAAAGAGCAGCAGAAAGAAGGAGAAATTTctttaaatgatgatgatatcttTGAGAAA GTTCTAATGAGGGCTGCAATTGCGAAATCTCCACCTTTGCACTCTGGTTCTTTGGAACAAGAACATGCTTCAATGTTGAAACGTTGGGTTCCACAGCACGGTGCTTAA